In the genome of Pseudomonas sp. HS6, one region contains:
- a CDS encoding DUF2986 domain-containing protein, producing the protein MNRQKKLQQLFKEKSKKANAKLAPKSNKPKYISKADRLKLEAEAGQVSVVSTES; encoded by the coding sequence ATGAACCGTCAGAAGAAACTGCAACAACTCTTCAAGGAAAAATCCAAAAAGGCCAACGCCAAACTGGCGCCGAAAAGCAACAAGCCGAAGTACATCAGCAAGGCTGATCGTTTGAAGCTGGAAGCTGAAGCGGGTCAAGTCTCGGTCGTTTCCACTGAGAGCTGA
- a CDS encoding MFS transporter, translating into MTPRLLAMALAPLLGLFIVALGNGFLSSLTTLRLGAAGESATMIGIVSSAYFIGLTLGAIFNDRLILRIGHIRAYSSFASLIAATILLQGLFYDTWGWVVLRLINGWATVGVFLVIESWLLLAGDAKIRGRLLALYMIVLYGAGVLGQATLGKITGLGDTAPFMVAGMLATLSVLPIVILPRVSPLLEQVEPLKPRALLGVSPTGLVGCFGSGVTIAAIYTLLPLYLQRIGLNVGEVGSMMAWTILGAMLLQYPVGRWSDRKDRLQVLTVLCAACTVLSLVIVLVPLSSTLLAATLFLLGGGVFALYPVAVSHAADRAPVETLVPMIQGMLLINSLGSAMSPLLISPAMNAHGGSGLFWAFALVNLSMVTFFFWRRGKRPVPANPAPFAAAATFSPTGAELRVTEDLRQAAQEHPPMVDALSGEAAPPTGSRYEAS; encoded by the coding sequence ATGACACCGCGTTTGCTGGCCATGGCGCTGGCGCCCCTGCTCGGGCTATTCATTGTTGCCTTGGGCAACGGTTTTCTGTCTTCTTTGACCACCCTGCGCCTGGGCGCTGCCGGCGAATCGGCGACGATGATCGGCATCGTGTCCTCGGCCTATTTCATCGGCCTGACGCTGGGCGCGATCTTCAACGACCGGCTGATCCTGCGGATCGGCCACATCCGCGCCTACAGCAGCTTCGCCTCGCTGATCGCCGCGACCATCCTGCTGCAAGGGCTGTTTTATGACACCTGGGGCTGGGTCGTTCTGCGTCTGATCAACGGCTGGGCCACGGTCGGCGTGTTTCTGGTGATCGAGAGCTGGCTGCTGCTGGCCGGCGACGCGAAGATTCGCGGCCGTCTGCTGGCGCTGTACATGATCGTCCTCTATGGCGCCGGCGTGCTCGGCCAGGCGACGCTGGGGAAAATCACCGGTCTGGGCGACACCGCGCCGTTCATGGTCGCCGGCATGCTGGCGACGTTGTCGGTGCTGCCGATCGTGATCCTGCCGCGGGTATCGCCGTTGCTGGAACAGGTCGAACCGCTCAAGCCACGGGCATTGCTCGGCGTGTCGCCCACCGGGCTGGTCGGCTGCTTCGGCTCCGGCGTGACCATCGCGGCGATCTACACCCTGCTGCCGCTGTACCTGCAACGCATCGGCCTGAACGTCGGCGAAGTCGGCAGCATGATGGCCTGGACGATCCTCGGCGCGATGCTCCTGCAATACCCGGTCGGGCGCTGGTCCGACCGCAAGGATCGCCTGCAAGTACTGACCGTGCTGTGCGCCGCGTGCACCGTGCTGTCGCTGGTGATCGTGCTGGTGCCGCTGTCCTCGACCCTGCTAGCGGCGACCCTGTTCCTGCTGGGTGGCGGCGTGTTCGCGCTGTACCCGGTGGCCGTCAGCCACGCTGCCGACCGTGCGCCGGTCGAAACGCTGGTGCCGATGATTCAGGGCATGTTGCTGATCAACTCGTTGGGCTCGGCGATGAGCCCGCTGCTGATCTCGCCGGCGATGAACGCTCACGGCGGAAGCGGCCTGTTCTGGGCCTTCGCGCTGGTCAACCTGAGCATGGTGACGTTCTTCTTCTGGCGTCGCGGCAAACGTCCGGTCCCGGCCAATCCGGCACCGTTTGCGGCGGCAGCAACCTTCTCGCCGACCGGTGCCGAACTGCGGGTGACCGAGGATCTGCGTCAGGCGGCGCAGGAGCACCCGCCGATGGTCGATGCGTTGAGTGGCGAAGCGGCGCCGCCAACGGGATCGCGCTACGAAGCCAGCTGA
- a CDS encoding U32 family peptidase — MSLPKHHLELLSPARDVAIAREAILHGADAVYIGGPSFGARHNACNEVSEIAELVEFARRYHARIFTTINTILHDNELEPARKLIHQLYDAGVDALIVQDLGVMELDIPPIELHASTQTDIRTLERAKFLDQAGFSQLVLARELNLKEIRAIADETDAAIEFFIHGALCVAFSGQCNISHAQTGRSANRGDCSQACRLPYTLKDEKGGVIAYEKHLLSMKDNNQSANIRALVEAGVRSFKIEGRYKDMGYVKNITAYYRQRLDDVLEDRPDLARASSGRTAHFFMPDPEKTFHRGSTDYFVSDRKIDIGAFDSPTFTGLAVGVVEKVGKRDMQVITHEPLSNGDGLNVLVKREVVGFRANIAEAKGEFEEEGEKRYRYRVEPNEMPEGMYKLRPNHPLNRNLDHNWQQALQKTSAERRIGVSWLAKLREERLELTVTSEEGISASVALDGPFGVANKPEQALDTLHDLLGQLGTTEYHATSIKLDAPQAFFIPNSQLKSLRREVIEALTAARVAAHPRGGRKAETTPPPVYPEAHLSFLANVYNQKARDFYHRHGVKLIDAAYEAHEEAGEVPVMITKHCLRFSFNLCPKQAKGVTGVKTKVAPMQLIHGDEVLTLKFDCKPCEMHVIGKMKGHILNLPQPGSVVGHISPEDLMKTIPRAPH; from the coding sequence ATGTCCTTGCCCAAACATCACCTGGAACTGCTCAGCCCCGCCCGTGACGTGGCCATCGCCCGCGAGGCCATCCTGCATGGCGCCGACGCGGTGTACATCGGCGGCCCGAGCTTCGGTGCGCGCCACAACGCGTGCAATGAGGTGAGCGAAATCGCCGAACTGGTGGAATTTGCCCGTCGCTACCACGCGCGCATCTTCACCACCATCAACACCATCCTGCACGACAACGAACTGGAGCCGGCGCGCAAGCTGATCCATCAGTTGTACGACGCCGGCGTCGATGCGCTGATCGTCCAGGATCTGGGCGTGATGGAGCTGGACATTCCACCCATCGAGCTGCACGCCAGCACCCAGACCGACATCCGCACCCTTGAGCGGGCCAAGTTCCTCGATCAGGCCGGTTTCTCGCAACTGGTTCTGGCCCGTGAACTGAACCTCAAGGAAATCCGCGCGATCGCCGATGAAACCGATGCCGCCATCGAGTTCTTCATTCACGGTGCTCTGTGCGTGGCGTTTTCCGGTCAGTGCAACATTTCCCACGCGCAGACCGGGCGCAGTGCCAACCGAGGCGACTGCTCCCAGGCCTGCCGTCTGCCGTACACCCTGAAAGACGAAAAGGGTGGCGTGATCGCCTACGAAAAACACCTGCTGTCGATGAAGGACAACAACCAGAGCGCCAACATCCGCGCGCTGGTCGAGGCCGGTGTGCGTTCGTTCAAGATCGAAGGTCGCTACAAGGACATGGGCTATGTGAAGAACATTACCGCCTATTATCGGCAGCGCCTCGACGACGTGCTCGAAGACCGCCCGGACCTGGCTCGCGCATCCAGCGGCCGCACCGCGCACTTCTTCATGCCAGACCCGGAAAAGACCTTCCACCGTGGCAGCACCGACTATTTCGTCAGTGATCGCAAGATCGACATCGGCGCGTTCGATTCGCCGACCTTCACCGGTCTGGCGGTGGGCGTGGTCGAGAAAGTCGGCAAGCGTGACATGCAAGTCATCACCCATGAGCCGCTGTCCAACGGCGACGGGCTCAACGTGCTGGTCAAGCGCGAAGTGGTGGGTTTCCGCGCCAACATCGCCGAAGCCAAGGGCGAGTTCGAGGAAGAAGGCGAGAAGCGCTACCGCTACCGCGTCGAGCCGAACGAGATGCCGGAAGGCATGTACAAGCTGCGGCCGAACCATCCGCTGAACCGCAACCTCGACCACAACTGGCAGCAGGCCTTGCAGAAGACCTCCGCCGAGCGTCGTATCGGCGTGAGCTGGCTGGCGAAGTTGCGTGAAGAACGTCTGGAACTGACCGTGACTAGCGAAGAGGGCATCAGTGCCAGCGTCGCGCTGGACGGCCCGTTCGGCGTCGCCAACAAACCGGAGCAGGCGCTGGACACCTTGCACGACCTGCTCGGCCAGCTCGGCACCACCGAGTACCACGCGACCTCGATCAAACTGGATGCGCCGCAAGCGTTCTTCATTCCCAACTCGCAGCTCAAGTCCTTGCGCCGTGAAGTGATTGAAGCGCTGACCGCCGCCCGTGTTGCCGCTCACCCACGGGGCGGGCGCAAGGCCGAGACCACGCCACCGCCGGTGTACCCGGAGGCGCACCTGTCGTTCCTGGCCAACGTCTACAACCAGAAGGCCCGCGACTTCTACCACCGTCACGGCGTGAAGCTGATCGACGCTGCGTACGAGGCCCACGAAGAGGCGGGCGAAGTGCCGGTGATGATCACCAAGCACTGCCTGCGGTTCTCCTTCAACCTGTGCCCGAAACAGGCCAAAGGCGTGACCGGCGTGAAGACCAAAGTCGCGCCGATGCAGCTGATCCACGGCGATGAAGTGCTGACCCTGAAGTTCGACTGCAAGCCGTGCGAGATGCACGTGATCGGCAAGATGAAGGGCCACATCCTGAATCTGCCGCAGCCGGGCAGTGTGGTGGGGCATATCAGCCCTGAGGATCTGATGAAGACGATCCCGCGCGCGCCGCACTGA
- a CDS encoding DUF72 domain-containing protein, with protein sequence MSAPPIFIGCAGWSLPREHWPAFPELGTHLQRYATRLNGVEINSSFYRPHKRQTYARWAESVPDGFRFCVKMPKSISHERRLRDCERELDAFLEQCSGLGDRLGCLLVQLPPSLAFDEAVAEAFFIALRQRYSGTVVLEPRHESWACAEPLFRAYRIAQAVVDPSRIGTDAAPRGWPNVRYWRLHGSPRIYYSPYDSAYLETLAGDLRVAAVDGVDTWCIFDNTASGVAIGNAMELRRILADG encoded by the coding sequence TTGAGTGCGCCGCCGATCTTCATCGGTTGCGCCGGTTGGAGTCTGCCCCGCGAGCACTGGCCGGCCTTCCCGGAGCTGGGCACTCATCTGCAACGGTATGCCACACGACTTAATGGTGTGGAAATCAACAGTTCTTTCTATCGTCCACACAAACGCCAAACCTACGCCCGTTGGGCCGAGTCGGTGCCGGACGGATTTCGCTTTTGCGTGAAAATGCCGAAGTCGATAAGCCATGAGCGGCGCCTGCGGGACTGCGAACGTGAGCTCGATGCATTTCTTGAACAGTGCTCGGGGCTGGGCGATCGCCTGGGTTGCCTGTTGGTGCAGTTGCCGCCGTCGCTGGCGTTCGACGAAGCGGTTGCAGAGGCCTTTTTCATCGCGTTGCGCCAACGTTATTCCGGGACTGTGGTGCTGGAACCTCGCCACGAATCCTGGGCCTGCGCCGAACCGCTGTTTAGGGCGTATCGCATCGCACAAGCGGTGGTCGATCCCTCGCGGATCGGCACCGATGCGGCTCCGCGCGGCTGGCCCAACGTGCGTTATTGGCGGCTGCACGGTTCGCCACGCATTTATTACAGCCCCTATGACTCGGCGTATCTGGAAACGCTCGCTGGCGATTTGCGGGTGGCGGCTGTCGATGGCGTCGACACTTGGTGCATCTTCGACAATACCGCCAGCGGCGTGGCAATCGGCAATGCGATGGAGCTGCGGCGGATACTCGCGGATGGCTGA
- a CDS encoding PLD nuclease N-terminal domain-containing protein: MQIETTWVVLAVVLVLVELWAINRVRKSEGKSSNKGVWIVLIVFVPLLGLIAWALAGPKHVTQA, from the coding sequence ATGCAAATTGAAACCACGTGGGTCGTACTGGCTGTTGTTCTTGTGCTCGTTGAACTGTGGGCAATCAACCGGGTGCGCAAGAGCGAAGGGAAATCGAGCAACAAGGGCGTCTGGATCGTACTGATCGTTTTTGTACCGTTGCTGGGACTGATCGCCTGGGCCCTGGCCGGGCCCAAACATGTCACCCAGGCCTGA
- a CDS encoding helix-turn-helix domain-containing protein: MHEKTVPTYQNTPRDAVVTARDYADGTLFPLHDHPRGQFAYAASGVITVFTDHGNWVVPPQRGIWVPAQLPHSMQMRGPVTLHNTYIRKRAAQRLGLADQCQVLDVSPLLRQLLLKAIDVPSHYSTQGRDGHLMGLLLHEIAGMPALSLNAPLPTEPRLAKVCREFLAQPSLEVGIDEMAQRAGMSRRTFTRQFRVHTGISYIEWRQQACLLSAVVQLGNGQPITQVAMTLGYSSSSAFTTAFKHLLGEVPSRYLVL, translated from the coding sequence CGCGGATGGAACGCTGTTCCCGTTGCACGACCACCCGCGTGGACAGTTTGCGTATGCTGCCAGTGGCGTCATCACCGTCTTTACCGATCACGGCAACTGGGTCGTCCCGCCTCAACGCGGCATATGGGTCCCGGCGCAACTGCCTCACTCCATGCAGATGCGCGGCCCTGTCACGCTCCATAACACATACATCCGCAAACGCGCGGCGCAGCGTCTCGGGCTAGCGGATCAGTGTCAGGTGTTGGATGTTTCGCCGTTGCTGCGGCAGTTGTTGTTGAAGGCTATCGATGTGCCCTCGCACTACTCCACCCAGGGACGCGACGGTCATCTGATGGGGTTGCTGCTGCACGAAATTGCCGGGATGCCTGCGCTGTCACTCAATGCCCCGTTGCCGACAGAACCGCGTCTTGCGAAGGTGTGCCGCGAGTTCCTGGCCCAGCCCTCGCTGGAGGTGGGTATCGACGAAATGGCCCAACGTGCAGGCATGAGCCGCCGAACCTTTACCCGACAGTTTCGCGTGCACACCGGCATCAGTTACATCGAATGGCGACAGCAGGCCTGCCTGCTCTCTGCGGTTGTACAGTTGGGAAATGGCCAGCCAATCACACAGGTCGCAATGACGTTGGGCTATAGCAGCTCGAGTGCATTCACAACGGCGTTCAAGCACTTGCTGGGAGAAGTGCCCAGTCGATACTTAGTACTTTAA
- a CDS encoding tRNA (adenine(22)-N(1))-methyltransferase TrmK — MNEQTLSMRLERVAAQVPVGARLADIGSDHGYLPVALMRRGAIEAAVAGEMALTPFRSAERTVRENDLGQQITVRLADGLMAIEPQDGISAISICGMGGETIRDILEAGKARLSGRERLILQPNGGEQPLRQWLMDNDYRILCEELLRENRFDYEIIVAERDGPVAYTPEELYFGPLQMQARSPAFVSKWQHRLRHKQQTLSHFGRARHAVCEEKVQDLARQVRWITEVLA, encoded by the coding sequence TTGAACGAACAGACATTGTCCATGCGCCTGGAGCGCGTAGCGGCGCAGGTGCCGGTCGGTGCGCGTCTGGCCGATATCGGTTCGGATCACGGTTACTTGCCGGTGGCGTTGATGCGTCGCGGCGCCATCGAAGCAGCGGTGGCGGGGGAGATGGCGTTGACGCCGTTCCGCTCGGCCGAACGCACCGTGCGTGAAAATGATCTGGGCCAACAGATTACCGTGCGCCTGGCCGATGGCTTGATGGCGATCGAACCGCAAGACGGAATCAGCGCGATCAGCATCTGCGGCATGGGCGGTGAGACCATTCGGGACATTCTCGAGGCTGGCAAGGCACGTTTGAGCGGCCGCGAACGCCTGATCCTCCAACCCAACGGCGGCGAGCAACCGCTGCGTCAATGGCTGATGGACAACGACTACCGGATCCTTTGCGAGGAACTCTTGCGGGAAAACCGCTTCGACTACGAAATCATCGTTGCCGAACGCGACGGGCCCGTGGCCTACACCCCTGAGGAACTGTACTTCGGACCGTTGCAGATGCAGGCGCGCAGCCCGGCGTTTGTCAGCAAGTGGCAGCACCGGTTGCGACACAAGCAGCAGACCTTGAGCCACTTCGGGCGTGCACGGCATGCCGTGTGCGAAGAGAAGGTGCAGGACCTGGCCCGGCAGGTGCGGTGGATTACTGAAGTGCTCGCTTGA
- a CDS encoding DNA methylase, with amino-acid sequence MTKTIRAEDLHISLHPLSESALFKWLLASFLMGKRIQADIAAQAYRVIVERYQRDTPRKLGHCTHRELVRMLGEAHYVRYDETTARRLLALAVRLNSEYAGQVTKIIEASTDRRDFERRLQAFDGIGPKTVEIFMREAGEVLF; translated from the coding sequence ATGACCAAAACCATCCGCGCCGAAGACTTGCATATCAGCCTCCACCCGTTGAGCGAATCAGCCTTGTTCAAATGGCTGCTCGCCAGTTTTCTGATGGGCAAACGAATCCAGGCCGACATTGCCGCCCAAGCCTATCGAGTGATCGTTGAACGATACCAGCGCGATACGCCGCGCAAACTCGGCCATTGCACTCACCGCGAACTGGTGCGGATGCTCGGCGAGGCGCATTACGTGCGCTACGACGAAACCACTGCCAGGCGCCTGCTGGCGCTGGCTGTCAGGCTCAACAGCGAATACGCCGGCCAAGTGACGAAAATCATCGAGGCAAGCACTGACCGCCGCGATTTCGAAAGACGTTTGCAAGCCTTCGACGGCATCGGCCCGAAAACCGTGGAAATCTTCATGCGCGAAGCGGGCGAGGTGCTGTTTTGA
- a CDS encoding RidA family protein, with the protein MANQDITYTPDADSISSDVTEFNGILMSTQIPTRADGSLELGDITTQSECTLQALKVALEKAGSSMDRVLHLTIYLTDMADRAAFNEVYKRYFAKPWPVRAAVGVAALAVEGMKVEVTAMAAKA; encoded by the coding sequence ATGGCCAACCAAGACATCACCTACACCCCGGATGCAGACTCGATCTCTTCGGACGTGACCGAATTCAACGGCATCCTGATGTCGACCCAGATTCCGACCCGTGCCGACGGCAGCCTGGAACTGGGCGATATCACCACGCAAAGCGAATGCACGCTGCAGGCCCTGAAAGTTGCACTGGAAAAGGCCGGCAGTTCGATGGATCGCGTGCTGCACCTGACCATTTATCTGACCGATATGGCTGATCGCGCCGCGTTCAACGAAGTGTACAAACGCTACTTCGCCAAGCCGTGGCCGGTGCGCGCGGCGGTCGGCGTGGCGGCGCTGGCGGTTGAAGGGATGAAGGTGGAAGTGACTGCGATGGCTGCGAAGGCCTGA
- a CDS encoding alpha/beta fold hydrolase, which yields MKQALHTTATGNTRRRLLGLSILATALMQFGAFANAQSATPEPVKTVAASVSADLPFGALKHVKAGVLDVAYAETGPADGPVVILLHGWPYDIHSYDDVAPILAAKGYRVLMPYARGYGDTHFLSDKTVRNGQPAALASDVIDFMDALKIKQAVLGGYDWGARSADIVSALWPERVKALVSVSGYLIGNQAAGKNPLPPKAELQWWYQFYFATDRGAAGYAKNTHDFAKLIWQTASPKWALDDATFDRSAKALENPDHVAITVFNYRWRLGLVQGESQYEALEQKLATAPSISVPTITLEGDANGAPHPAPEDYAKRFTGKYEFRLINGGIGHNLPQESPQTFAKAIVDADHL from the coding sequence ATGAAGCAAGCACTGCATACCACTGCTACCGGCAACACCCGTCGTCGCCTGCTCGGTCTGTCGATTCTGGCGACCGCCCTGATGCAATTCGGTGCGTTCGCCAATGCGCAATCGGCGACGCCGGAACCGGTCAAGACTGTAGCCGCCAGTGTGAGCGCCGACCTGCCCTTCGGCGCGCTGAAGCATGTGAAGGCCGGTGTGCTGGACGTGGCCTACGCCGAAACCGGCCCGGCCGATGGCCCGGTGGTGATTCTGCTGCACGGCTGGCCGTACGACATTCACAGCTACGACGATGTCGCGCCGATTCTGGCGGCCAAGGGTTATCGGGTACTGATGCCGTATGCCCGGGGTTATGGCGACACACATTTCCTTTCCGACAAGACCGTGCGCAACGGTCAGCCGGCGGCGCTGGCCAGTGACGTGATCGACTTCATGGATGCACTGAAAATCAAACAAGCCGTGCTCGGCGGCTACGACTGGGGCGCGCGTTCGGCGGACATCGTCTCGGCGCTGTGGCCTGAACGAGTCAAAGCCCTGGTGTCGGTCAGCGGCTATCTGATCGGCAATCAGGCGGCCGGCAAGAACCCGCTGCCACCCAAGGCCGAGCTGCAATGGTGGTATCAGTTCTACTTCGCCACCGACCGTGGTGCGGCCGGCTACGCCAAGAACACCCACGACTTCGCCAAACTGATCTGGCAAACCGCGTCACCGAAATGGGCCCTCGACGACGCCACGTTCGACCGCAGCGCCAAGGCCCTGGAAAACCCCGATCACGTCGCCATCACCGTGTTCAACTACCGCTGGCGCCTGGGCCTGGTGCAGGGTGAAAGCCAGTACGAGGCACTGGAGCAGAAACTCGCCACCGCGCCGTCGATCAGCGTGCCGACCATCACCCTGGAGGGCGACGCCAACGGCGCACCGCACCCGGCGCCCGAGGATTACGCCAAACGTTTCACCGGCAAATACGAATTCCGTCTGATCAACGGTGGTATCGGCCACAACCTGCCGCAGGAAAGTCCGCAGACCTTCGCCAAGGCAATCGTCGACGCCGATCACCTCTGA
- a CDS encoding AraC family transcriptional regulator, which produces MDKRNWIDLSQDADTGIESIRAHFQGHAYDPHWHDSFLVGVTEQGVQQFDCRRVRHFSTPGKIFMLEPGEIHDGHAPTEEGFTYAMLYLDPHWLERELLALFEQAPDNSQLGFADTLSQDPRLATSINQAFLALHHGDLRIVRQSAIDSLLGSLTAHLDWRKRQAFDPRLPRVAQVARDYLHAHAFEDIGLDDLARACGVDRFRLTRAFKSAFGLAPHGYLIQLRLARARQMLARGETPANVASTLGFADQSHLGRWFRRAYHLTPADYRKRCSNLPD; this is translated from the coding sequence GTGGACAAACGCAACTGGATCGACCTGTCCCAGGATGCCGACACCGGGATCGAGTCGATTCGTGCCCATTTCCAGGGCCATGCCTATGACCCGCACTGGCATGACAGCTTTCTGGTGGGCGTCACCGAGCAAGGGGTTCAGCAGTTCGATTGCCGGCGGGTGCGGCATTTCAGTACGCCGGGCAAGATTTTCATGCTGGAGCCAGGAGAGATCCATGACGGGCATGCGCCCACCGAGGAAGGCTTCACTTACGCCATGCTCTATCTCGATCCGCACTGGCTGGAGCGCGAATTGCTTGCGCTGTTCGAACAGGCGCCGGACAACAGTCAGCTCGGGTTCGCCGATACCCTGAGCCAGGATCCGCGCCTGGCCACTTCCATCAATCAGGCTTTTCTAGCCCTGCATCACGGCGACTTGCGCATCGTGCGGCAGAGCGCTATCGATAGCTTGTTGGGCTCACTGACGGCTCACCTCGACTGGCGCAAGCGTCAGGCCTTCGATCCGCGCTTGCCGCGAGTGGCGCAAGTCGCGCGGGACTATCTGCATGCCCATGCCTTCGAAGACATCGGGCTGGATGATCTGGCCCGGGCCTGCGGGGTTGACCGCTTTCGTCTGACCCGGGCCTTCAAGTCGGCCTTCGGTCTGGCGCCCCATGGTTACTTGATCCAGTTGCGACTGGCTCGGGCTCGGCAAATGCTGGCGCGGGGCGAGACGCCCGCCAACGTCGCCAGCACACTCGGGTTTGCCGATCAAAGCCATCTGGGCCGCTGGTTTCGCCGCGCCTATCACCTTACGCCGGCGGACTACCGCAAGCGCTGCTCAAACCTTCCAGACTGA
- a CDS encoding LysE family translocator encodes MESLLPFLLFAFVASITPGPTNILVMSHSSRRGMVATLPIILGACLSAALVVLVVGLGVGETLLRYPRVQQAMAWAGVLWLSWLAWQIFRSTPPSLDPAAAGDDGFSVFGAAGLQLINPKVWMMAVAVVSVFGGNGDERARMVLLAFVFLLVCLPCMTAWALLGVGSARFFGSPRAFRRMNAGLAFLLLLSAWLTVLV; translated from the coding sequence ATGGAATCGTTGTTGCCCTTTCTGCTGTTTGCCTTTGTTGCTTCGATCACCCCGGGGCCGACCAATATTCTGGTGATGAGCCACAGTTCGCGGCGCGGGATGGTGGCTACGCTGCCGATTATCCTGGGTGCCTGTCTGTCCGCGGCGCTGGTGGTGTTGGTGGTCGGGCTCGGCGTGGGTGAAACGCTGCTGCGTTATCCCCGCGTGCAGCAGGCAATGGCCTGGGCCGGGGTGTTGTGGTTGAGCTGGCTGGCGTGGCAGATCTTTCGCAGTACGCCGCCATCGCTGGACCCGGCAGCGGCGGGTGATGACGGCTTCAGCGTGTTCGGCGCCGCTGGCCTGCAACTGATCAACCCCAAGGTCTGGATGATGGCCGTGGCGGTGGTGAGTGTGTTTGGCGGTAACGGCGACGAGCGTGCGCGGATGGTCCTGTTGGCCTTTGTGTTTCTGCTGGTCTGCTTGCCGTGCATGACGGCGTGGGCGTTGCTGGGGGTGGGCAGTGCTCGGTTCTTTGGTTCGCCACGGGCATTCAGGCGCATGAATGCCGGGTTGGCGTTTTTGTTGTTGCTGTCGGCTTGGTTGACGGTGTTGGTTTGA
- a CDS encoding GlxA family transcriptional regulator, producing MDHTLIERRQFSGGMKGKNLRYLNEPSSGAGRMTRTGFVLLEHFSLPAFTQALDTIITSNLLRPGLFSTRTFGLSDGEVISDLGLVIRPDARLDAGAIQELDLLVICGGYRTELKASDEFIGLLKMAAEAGVLLAGLWNGSWFLGRAGVLEGYRCAIHPEHRPALAEISKATQVSSEPYVIDRDRLTASSPSGAFHMALDWIKSLHDKALVEGIEDILAFEESRYRRIKPTENISVSAPLREVVKLMDANLEEPLELEQLAVYAGRSRRQLERLFKEQLGTTPQRYYMELRITEARRLLQHTELSQVDVLVACGFVSPSHFSKCYSAYFGYRPSKEKRLVK from the coding sequence ATGGACCACACCTTGATCGAACGACGCCAATTCAGCGGTGGCATGAAGGGCAAGAACCTTCGCTACCTGAACGAGCCTTCCTCCGGGGCAGGGCGCATGACCCGCACGGGTTTTGTGCTGCTGGAGCATTTTTCCCTGCCAGCGTTTACCCAGGCGCTGGACACCATCATTACCTCGAACCTGCTGCGCCCCGGTCTGTTTTCCACGCGAACCTTTGGCTTGAGCGATGGCGAGGTGATCAGCGATCTGGGCCTGGTCATTCGCCCGGATGCGCGACTGGATGCTGGGGCGATACAGGAACTGGACCTGCTGGTGATCTGCGGCGGTTACCGCACGGAATTGAAGGCCAGCGACGAGTTTATCGGTCTGCTGAAAATGGCCGCCGAGGCGGGGGTGTTGCTGGCCGGGTTGTGGAACGGTTCATGGTTTCTGGGGCGGGCCGGGGTGCTGGAAGGGTATCGCTGTGCGATTCACCCGGAGCATCGACCGGCACTGGCAGAAATCTCCAAGGCGACTCAGGTCAGCAGTGAACCCTATGTGATCGACCGCGACCGGTTGACGGCGTCGAGTCCGTCCGGCGCCTTCCACATGGCGCTGGACTGGATCAAGAGCCTGCACGACAAGGCGCTGGTTGAAGGTATCGAAGACATTCTGGCGTTCGAGGAATCGCGCTACCGGCGGATCAAACCGACCGAAAACATCAGCGTCAGTGCACCGTTGCGCGAAGTGGTGAAGCTGATGGATGCCAACCTCGAAGAGCCGCTGGAACTGGAGCAATTGGCGGTGTATGCCGGCCGCTCCCGACGTCAACTGGAGCGACTGTTCAAGGAGCAACTGGGCACCACGCCGCAGCGCTATTACATGGAACTGCGGATCACCGAAGCCCGGCGTCTGCTGCAACACACCGAGCTGTCCCAGGTGGATGTGCTGGTGGCCTGTGGGTTCGTGTCGCCGAGTCATTTCAGCAAGTGCTACAGCGCTTATTTCGGTTATCGACCGTCCAAAGAAAAACGGCTCGTCAAGTAA